One Nocardia huaxiensis genomic window, AGTGGATCAATCCCATTTTTCTTGTCGGTGGGCTGTGCAAGAGTGTTTGCCATGAGCGACACGGCAGGCCGGTCCACCACCATCACGGACGACGTATTGCGCTCCTTCGAGGGGCACCGGCGCGAGCTGTGCGCTTACGCCTACCGCATGCTCGGTTCCTCCTTCGAGGCCGAGGACGCGGTACAGGAAACCTTCACCCGGGCCTGGAAGTCCTACGACTCCTTCGAGGGTCGTGCCAGCGTCCGCTCCTGGCTGTACAAGATCGCCACCAATGTCTGTCTGGACATGCTGGACGGTCCGCAGCGCAGAGCCAGACCCATGGACCTGAACGGTCCCTCCACGCCCGAATCCCCGCTGCCCATGCCCGAGCCGGATTACGTCTGGGTGGAGCCCATTCCGAACGCGCTCGCCTTCGGCGCGGACCCGGCCGAAGCGGCCAGCACCAAAGACACGCTGCGGCTGGCCTTCGTCGCCGCCGTACAGCATCTGCCGGCCACCCAGCGCGCGATTCTGATCATGCGCGAGGTGCTGCGCTTCTCGGCCAATGAAACCGCCGACATGCTCAATGTGTCGCCCGCGTCGGTCAACAGCGCCCTGCAGCGCGCCCGCGCCACCATGTCCAAGGTCAACGACGTGTCCACGGTGTCGGATGTCTACGACGAATCCAACGAGCAGCAGCGCAAACTCGTCGACGACTTCGTGAAGGCCTTCGAGTCCTACGACATGACGGCCCTCACCGAACTGCTGAAAGCCGATGTGGCGCTGTCCATGCCGCCCATCTCCTTCTGGGTGTCGGGTCCGGAGAACGTCGCGGCCTTCATGCTCGGTCACGGCCACGCCTGCCGCGATTCCCGCATGGTCCCGGTCGAGGCGAACGGCATGGCCGCCTTCGCGCACTACAAGCCCAGCGCGGATGTGCCGGGTCTGTGGACGCCGTGGTCCATCACTGTGCTGGAATTGGACGGCGACAAGGTCTCCGGGTTGAATTTCTTCCTCGACACCGAAAAGCTCTTCCCGTTGTTCGGGCTGTCGATGGAGTACCGCGAGAATTAAAATCGCACACGGGGGAATCCAGACCAGGTCGCCGTGCACGGTGGATGCGCCGGGGTGGTCCGGCGCGGCGCGGCGACATGCGTGACGGCCCGCTGGGAGCAATTGCCAGCGGGCCGTTCATGTTTCGCCGCCACTGCGGTACTGTGCCGACACGGTCGGACCTTCGCGGGACTGGAGGTACTCATGGCGCGCACCGAATCCGATCTGGCGCAACTGCTCACCCATTCGCGGAATCTCCTGGATATCGCCCTCACCGAGATCCTCGAATCACACCGTGCCCCCGACGATGTGACGCCGCTGTGGCCGGACGAGCGCTGGAGCGCCGACCTCGAGCGCATGCTCGCCAACGCCCGGCAGGAGGCCATCCTG contains:
- a CDS encoding sigma-70 family RNA polymerase sigma factor — encoded protein: MSDTAGRSTTITDDVLRSFEGHRRELCAYAYRMLGSSFEAEDAVQETFTRAWKSYDSFEGRASVRSWLYKIATNVCLDMLDGPQRRARPMDLNGPSTPESPLPMPEPDYVWVEPIPNALAFGADPAEAASTKDTLRLAFVAAVQHLPATQRAILIMREVLRFSANETADMLNVSPASVNSALQRARATMSKVNDVSTVSDVYDESNEQQRKLVDDFVKAFESYDMTALTELLKADVALSMPPISFWVSGPENVAAFMLGHGHACRDSRMVPVEANGMAAFAHYKPSADVPGLWTPWSITVLELDGDKVSGLNFFLDTEKLFPLFGLSMEYREN